Proteins from a single region of Streptomyces vinaceus:
- the pflA gene encoding pyruvate formate-lyase-activating protein, translating to MTVLLPSTLAAAATHRPSEGSVHSWDLSTGVDGPGTRFVTFLAGCPLTCLYCHNPDTWRMRAGERTSADDVIAEARTYTRFIAASGGGATVSGGEPLLQPVFAGELLHRMKHELGLHTALDTSGFLGARATDALLRDVDLVLLDVKSWDQETYRRVTGRPLRPTLDFARRLAGLGKEVHLRFVLVPGLTDARENVEGVAAFAVGLGNVSRVDVLPFHKLGEGKWEALGKEFTLHGTPSPTAEQVAGARAVFEAQGLTAV from the coding sequence ATGACCGTCCTGCTTCCCTCCACCCTGGCCGCCGCGGCCACCCACCGGCCCAGCGAGGGTTCGGTGCACTCCTGGGACCTGTCCACCGGCGTGGACGGCCCCGGGACCCGCTTCGTCACCTTCCTCGCCGGCTGCCCGCTGACCTGCCTGTACTGCCACAACCCCGACACCTGGCGGATGCGGGCCGGCGAACGGACCTCCGCGGACGACGTCATCGCCGAGGCCCGTACGTACACGCGGTTCATCGCGGCATCGGGCGGCGGCGCCACCGTCTCCGGCGGCGAGCCGCTGCTCCAGCCCGTCTTCGCGGGCGAACTGCTGCACCGGATGAAGCACGAGCTGGGGCTGCACACCGCCCTGGACACCTCCGGCTTCCTCGGCGCACGGGCCACCGACGCGCTGCTGCGCGACGTGGACCTCGTCCTCCTCGACGTCAAGTCCTGGGACCAGGAGACGTACCGGAGGGTGACCGGGCGGCCGCTCCGGCCGACGCTGGACTTCGCCCGCCGCCTCGCCGGCCTCGGCAAGGAGGTGCACCTGCGCTTCGTGCTGGTGCCGGGGCTGACCGACGCCCGGGAGAACGTCGAGGGCGTCGCCGCCTTCGCCGTCGGCCTCGGCAACGTCTCCCGGGTCGACGTGCTGCCCTTCCACAAGCTGGGGGAGGGGAAATGGGAGGCGCTCGGCAAGGAGTTCACGCTGCACGGCACCCCGTCGCCGACGGCGGAGCAGGTCGCGGGGGCCAGGGCGGTCTTCGAGGCGCAGGGGCTGACGGCCGTCTGA